The window TGCAGCACGCCTCGCCTTTTCCAGCGGAGGTGGGAAGCGAGTGAGCAGAGTCGAATGAGGGACTCGCGGACGCTCCGGGCTTGGATGTATTTTGAATTGAGTTATCCATAACTTAGGCGAGAGTAGCACGGTTGCTGTCAATAGCCAGCTTATAAATAGAGATAATTCTAGTAACTCTGGGTAACCATCGCTAGCTTCCTTGCGCCTGGAGCAATACTTACGACATTTATGTCTGCTATTATGCTCAAGTTTTTGAGCCATTTAAAAAGGAAAATAGCTTTCGAATTCGCTTGATGTGTCTTGAAACGAGACATAGTAAGGTTGCCGTGTCGTCTAAGCACTGAGCTGTTGTAAGTGGTGGTCGAGATGTTGTACATTCCTTTGCCCCGCTTTTCGGCGGTTAGTTTTCCAATGAAGCAGTGAGGATTCTTCGTGCAAGCTGCCAGGCCACCTTTGCAGAAGCGGTCAAGCAGGGCGATGAACCTGTGCCGTTCCGCGACGGTTGATTCGTAGAGGCTCTTCGTGGTGGGTCAGTGCACTTGAGTTGAGTTGATCGAGCTGGCGATTCTTCACGAAAGATTGCCCCGTCACGTGGTTGGACCGATGCTACACTTCTCCTGCTTCTTATGGGGGTTCGATTTCCATGTTCGAAAGCGACATCAATACGGTGATTGGCGCGATCATCGAGTTGTTCACGCAGATGGGTAACCCGCCCCCTTTGCAGGCGGGACAATGGGGGCCGACGATTACGACTTATTGCGGGAACGGGGCCTGGAATATGCGAGGCACGTCCAATTACTTCAACTGCGGGGTGAACCAAGGTCCGAATACACCCGGCCCGTTTGGACAGAAAGGGCATCTCTCCCGGCAAGATGGTGAGAACGTTGCTTTCTGGTTCGAGCAGCAGTACGCGCAGTTTCGGCCCAACGTGCTCCAGCAGGGGACGAAATGGAACTTCACGATGGTGATCGGCCACTATGCGTTCAACTTTCATATGGAGATCGGTTGACGGCGGGAAACTGTTCCACGCAGAGCACTGTTGGTGAATGGAGCAGACTTGGCTCGAAGAGTTGTTGCGATTGGTTTGTTTTCAGGTGTATGGAGACGCCTGCTTATTGGGATGTTTGCGCCTCGTTGCAGCAAATGGGGATGTCGGTGATCCCCTGTATCAAGACGTTTCGCGGCGCGTGGAGTCTGTGGGATCGAATGTGTTCAGGTTCATCACGTCCTTTACATATTGTTCCGGGGAGTTCGCGGTACGACTTTCCGGATAAACAGCAGCTCCAGACGTAGACAAGGAAAGTTTGTCCAGTTCACCCCGTAGATGCTTGGCGAGCGGGCGGCCATCCTTCTCTTCGAAGATGGTCACATGCGTTCCTTCTACTACGCAAACACTTACTGAGTCGGCGATGTCTCTCCACTTTTCTTCCACTCTGGTTTCAAGCCGCAGCGGCTGGGCCGTTGACACGTAGACCAGCATGGGACCGGAGTATTTCTTCGGTACATATTCCTCAACTGCGGTATGCAGAGCTTTTGCATATTCCTGTGCGTCCCGGGGGATATGGTTAAAAAAGGACAATCGACTCTCTGCCGGATGGCGCTGAATAAGACCGGCTGCTTCCCTGCGTCTTTCCTGTACCCTTGTAATGGATTCATTTGCTTTATTCCAAATGACCTTTACGGCCGACAGAAGAGATGGATTCCGCTTGACTTCTTCATAGGCCCACTCGGCGAAATTTCTATTCTGGAAATAAAAGCGCGCACACTTTTCGAAGATACCGAAGGGTCTTTTGTCGGCTGGGGTATTGAGCGGTCCAAAATCGATTGCGATCAGCAGGGCAACTTCCCTGTCATGGACGTTCTTCAATTGTTGCGCCATTTCAAGAGCAATGACCGCACCCACGGACCAACCAGACAGAGCGAGCGGGCCTGCCGGCTGAAATTTTTGAAGCGCATCGACATAATATTTTGCGAGCTCCTGAACCGAACTGCCGCGTTCGGCATTTCGTTCGGAGGAAGGTGGGTGGATGCTAAAGAATGGCTGGTCTGGGCCAAGCATCTCCGCCAGACGAAGAAAGTCTGTAGA is drawn from Acidicapsa acidisoli and contains these coding sequences:
- a CDS encoding thioesterase domain-containing protein, which translates into the protein MNATPEDNRNVLDIDTGTSSITKMREIAFALRWKEARWRSGKGQVGGPITPLHVVAMDDGSRIPFYGVNSLNPSSTDFLRLAEMLGPDQPFFSIHPPSSERNAERGSSVQELAKYYVDALQKFQPAGPLALSGWSVGAVIALEMAQQLKNVHDREVALLIAIDFGPLNTPADKRPFGIFEKCARFYFQNRNFAEWAYEEVKRNPSLLSAVKVIWNKANESITRVQERRREAAGLIQRHPAESRLSFFNHIPRDAQEYAKALHTAVEEYVPKKYSGPMLVYVSTAQPLRLETRVEEKWRDIADSVSVCVVEGTHVTIFEEKDGRPLAKHLRGELDKLSLSTSGAAVYPESRTANSPEQYVKDVMNLNTFDPTDSTRRETS